The genomic region CAAATCATAATTTTTAATAGATTTTATAAAATCCTCTTTACTACAAACGCCTTCACTTTCAAGCTTTTCACCAATTTCATCTATTGTATAGCCTTCAGGCACTGTAAATTTTACTATTCCTAAGGTTGATTCAGTAGTTAATAAACTAATTAATTCTTTCAGACTTAATTCACTATTTAATATATAGCTTCCAGGCTTAACCTCAATAGTTTCATCTGCTAATAAAATATATAATTTTATAAACGGTATTCCTCTTATTACTTTTTCTTTTGATAAAGAATCTATTATACTGTAAAAACTATCGCCTTCTTTTATTTCTATAGCTAGATCATCTTTACTTTTTATTGGGCTATTAACTACGTTAAAATACATCAAAAAGAAACCAAAAATAACTATAAAAATAACAATTACGGGATAAGTTTTTAATTTAATTTTTCTCATAAAAACCCCCTACATATAAAGTAAATAGCCATTAGGCTATTTACCTTATTATAATACTTTTCCTTCAAGTAATAAAGTTATTATTTAGTTATTTTTTCTTTCTGCTTATAATTTTCTTTCTTTCACTTGAATTTAATACTCTTTTTCTCATTCTGATATTTTTTGGAGTAATTTCTACAAGTTCATCATCATTAATAAATTCTAAACATTGTTCTAAAGTCATTTTTCTTGGAGGAGTTAATTTTAAAGCGTCATCTGATCCTGATGCTCTTGTATTAGTTAATTTTTTACCTTTGCATACATTTATATCTATATCTTCAGCTCTAGAACATTCACCAACTATCATTCCTTCATAAACAGGAACTCCAGCACCTATAAATAAAGTACCTCTTTCTTGAGCATTATATAAACCATATGTAATTGACTCTCCTTCTTCGAAAGATACTAATGAGCCTCTGCTTCTTCCTGGTATTTCACCCTTATAATCATCATATCCATGAAAAACATGATTCATAATACCATTTCCCTTTGTATCTGTCATAAATTCACTTCTAAAACCTATAAGTCCTCTAGCTGGAATTTTAAATTCTAATCTTGTATACCCGTTAACTGCTGATGTCATATTAACCATTTCAGCTTTTCTAGCTCCTAATTTTTCCATAACTGGTCCCATAAATTCTTCAGGTACATCTATAGTTAAAAATTCTATAGGTTCTAACTTTTTACCATTTTCTTCTTTAAATATAACATTTGCCTTTGATACTTGAAATTCATAGCCTTCCCTTCTCATTGTTTCTATAAGAATTGAAAGATGAAGTTCTCCTCTTCCTGATACTTCAAAACATTCTGGAGTTATTTCTTTTACTCTTAAACTAACATTTGTTTCTAATTCTTTAAATAACCTATCTCTTAAATGCCTTGATGTAACATATTCTCCTTCTTGTCCAGCAAACGGAGAATCATTTACCATAAAATTCATACTTAAAGTTGGTTCATCAATATTTACAAAAGGTAAAGCTTCAGGTTGTAATGAATCTGCAATGGTTTCTCCTATATTACAATCCGGTATCCCACTTAGAGCCACTATATCCCCCATTGAAGCTTCTTGAACATCAATTTTATTTAATCCGCTATATGTAAATATTGCTGAAATCTTATAATTTGATTTTGTTCCATCTTTTCTTATTAATGCTACAGTTTGATTTTTCTTTATGGTTCCTCTATGAATTTTACCAATTGCTATTCTTCCTACATATTCATTATTATCTAAAGTTGTAACAAGCATTTGGAAAGACTCATCTATATACCCCTTAGGTGCTTCTACCTTTTCTATAATAGTTTCAAATAAAGGAGTCATATCACTGTTTTCATCTTCAACTTCATACTTTGCAATACCTTCTCTAGCTGAAGCATAAACTACTGGGAAGTCTAACTGCTCATCATTAGCACCTAATTCTACAAATAAATCAAAAACTTCATCAATTACTTCTTCTGGTCTTGCATTAGGTTTGTCTATTTTATTAATAACAACAATTGGTTTAAGTTCTAGTTCTAAAGCCTTTTTTAATACGAATTTTGTTTGAGGCATTGGTCCTTCATAAGAATCTACTACTAATAGTACTGAATCAACCATCTTAAGGACACGTTCTACTTCTCCACCAAAATCAGCATGTCCAGGAGTGTCTATAATATTTATTTTTACATCATTATACATTATAGCAGTATTTTTTGATAGGATTGTTATTCCTCTCTCTCTTTCTAAATCATTTGAGTCCATTACTCTTTCTTCAACCTTTTCATTATTTCTAAATACGTGGCTTTGTTTTAAAAGAGCATCTACTAATGTAGTTTTACCATGGTCAACGTGAGCTATTATAGCTATATTTCTTATATCATCTCTTGTAATTAATTCCATTTAAATTCCTCCATTTTAAAAGTTCTAATGTAAACCTATAGATTATTTTACCCAAAATAAAATTGGATACACCTGTATCCAATTTTTTATATAACCATATTAAATACTATAATACATTGTAAGTTTTTTAAGCTAGAATGTCAACCTTCAGATTATATTTCCATAATAATAGGTAATATCATAGGCTTTCTTTTTGTTTTTTCGTAAAGATAATTTCTTAATTCATCCCTTACTCTTCCTTTTAAACTAGCCCAATCTGTAATATTCTTTTCCTCACATTCCTTTAAAACATTCTTAACTATTTCTTTAGCTTCATCCATTAATCCTTCTGATTCCCTTACATATACAAAGCCTCTTGAAATAATATCTGGACCAGCTATAACTTTTTGATCTTCTCTTGATATTGTCACTACTACTGTTAAAATTCCGTCTTGAGATAAATGCTTTCTATCTCTTAAAACAATATTTCCAACATCACCAACACCTAATCCATCAACAAAAACTTGACCTGCTGTAACATTGCCATTCTTCTTTATTCCATTTCTATT from Clostridium isatidis harbors:
- the typA gene encoding translational GTPase TypA, encoding MELITRDDIRNIAIIAHVDHGKTTLVDALLKQSHVFRNNEKVEERVMDSNDLERERGITILSKNTAIMYNDVKINIIDTPGHADFGGEVERVLKMVDSVLLVVDSYEGPMPQTKFVLKKALELELKPIVVINKIDKPNARPEEVIDEVFDLFVELGANDEQLDFPVVYASAREGIAKYEVEDENSDMTPLFETIIEKVEAPKGYIDESFQMLVTTLDNNEYVGRIAIGKIHRGTIKKNQTVALIRKDGTKSNYKISAIFTYSGLNKIDVQEASMGDIVALSGIPDCNIGETIADSLQPEALPFVNIDEPTLSMNFMVNDSPFAGQEGEYVTSRHLRDRLFKELETNVSLRVKEITPECFEVSGRGELHLSILIETMRREGYEFQVSKANVIFKEENGKKLEPIEFLTIDVPEEFMGPVMEKLGARKAEMVNMTSAVNGYTRLEFKIPARGLIGFRSEFMTDTKGNGIMNHVFHGYDDYKGEIPGRSRGSLVSFEEGESITYGLYNAQERGTLFIGAGVPVYEGMIVGECSRAEDIDINVCKGKKLTNTRASGSDDALKLTPPRKMTLEQCLEFINDDELVEITPKNIRMRKRVLNSSERKKIISRKKK